The following coding sequences lie in one Salarias fasciatus chromosome 7 unlocalized genomic scaffold, fSalaFa1.1 super_scaffold_4, whole genome shotgun sequence genomic window:
- the LOC115383377 gene encoding AF4/FMR2 family member 4-like, protein VVSTVPCAQQKPPKTNPAAPSPSQPTSHALTNRPLLRPEERRYPVKHYIKEAKRLKHRADAEPDKLRKAFSYLEAAMFFVESGIAMEKDPQISTSSYTMFAETVELLKFVLKLKSSGESSSSPSEKDFLSLCVLSELDAVLGPLSLSSAMSSMVRYTRQGLHWLRLDSHRG, encoded by the exons GTCGTCAGTACTGTGCCTTGTGCTCAGCAGAAGCCACCAAAGACGAACCCGGCCGCCCCGTCGCCTTCACAGCCCACGAGCCACGCTTTGACCAACCGGCCGCTGCTCAGGCCGGAGGAGAG gcgCTATCCGGTCAAGCATTACATCAAGGAGGCCAAACGGCTGAAGCACAGAGCAGACGCAGAG CCGGATAAGCTCCGGAAGGCCTTCAGCTACCtggaggcggccatgttcttTGTGGAGAGCGGCATCGCCATGGAGAAGGACCCGCAGATTTCTACGTCCTCCTACACCATGTTTGCGGAGACGGTGGAGCTCCTCAA GTTCGTGCTGAAGCTGAAGAGTTCAGGggagtcttcctcctctccctcagaAAAGGACTTCTTGTCTCTATG tgtgctgtcggAGCTGGACGCCGTCCTGGGTCCGCTGAGCCTCTCTTCAGCCATGAGCTCCATGGTGCGGTACACCCGGCAGGGCCTGCACTGGCTGAGGCTGGACAGCCACCGGGGTTGA
- the LOC115383376 gene encoding macrophage mannose receptor 1-like, whose amino-acid sequence MTAGLAGGFWDDRQCSEKFAFICEKPRPDIGPPTAGPTPPPAQGCAAGWTALPHFRNCYKLFHNVDWSQKKSWGAARDDCFYRGGDLVSIHSQEEEEFLSTYSKGTSKWIGLKHNPTEGGYSWSDGTPLSHTNWADGEPNNHEGREECVEMVSSTNGTYSWWNDLNCDAHQDWICKIVKGKEPVEPPVAPSPLPAPECGSNPGWRKYNGICYYYNDTDMVDFHTALLRCYAEKALLVSILNQHEQAYVNSMVGTGEVSAAWIGLRKFGVASGQYLWVDNSPVSYTHWSPGEPNNANGEEQCVQMNRHQGGWNDANCGRAGAGYVCKKYHGDDHTAAPPTQPWEGNCPEGWMRFKDKCFLFKGKANDIHGTWFFARDWCKDQGANLAIIDSQDENNFVTSYLKDLQHQTWIGLSDLLVENQYAWSDGVSPVLYTNWNDNEPNNVGGAEHCVAITHNMVASGRWNDVACSKNHSFVCSMKKSSSIDPPPATKSPCPSDYISWYQNCYKLVEEAASWEAAQAACRQQDRGDLVSVDSSYEQAFLSGVVLKGKHEAWMGLRRQGDGSYKWSDGWPVFFTQWGPGEPSNLQDEGCVSMHAAFPFHGTWNDTDCAVAKSYICKISYDSPPPTPAPGDGQCVFGFVPYGRHCYYTYDGEKGFSWPEAQHSCQQAHAELASFHSRAEVEFIVSLNRTKYHHLWIGLTRDRNCESGPP is encoded by the exons ATGACAGCCGGATTGGCCGGCGGCTTCTGGGATGACAGGCAGTGCTCCGAGAAGTTCGCCTTCATCTGCGAGAAGCCGCGACCGGACATCGGCCCGCCCACCGCCGGCCCGACTCCGCCTCCAGCGCAGGGCTGCGCAGCCGGTTGGACGGCGCTGCCGCACTTCAGGAACTGCTACAAG CTCTTCCACAACGTGGACTGGTCCCAGAAGAAGAGCTGGGGCGCCGCACGCGACGACTGCTTCTACAGGGGGGGGGATCTGGTCAGCATCcacagccaggaggaggaggagttcctCTCTACCTATAGCAAAGGCACCAGCAAGTGGATCGGCCTCAAACACAACCCTACAGAAGGAG GGTACTCCTGGAGCGATGGGACCCCGCTGTCCCACACCAACTGGGCTGACGGGGAGCCCAACAACCACGAGGGCCGCGAGGAGTGTGTGGAGATGGTGAGCAGCACCAATGGGACGTACTCCTGGTGGAACGACCTGAACTGTGACGCCCATCAGGACTGGATCTGCAAGATCGTGAAGGGGAAGGAGCCCGTCGAGCCCCCGGTggccccctcccctctcccag CGCCGGAGTGCGGTTCGAACCCCGGCTGGAGGAAGTACAACGGCATCTGCTACTACTACAACGACACGGACATGGTGGACTTCCACACGGCGCTGCTGCGCTGCTATGCCGAGAAGGCTCTGCTGGTGTCCATCCTTAACCAGCACGAACAGGCCTACGTCAACAGCATG GTCGGCACCGGGGAAGTCTCCGCAGCCTGGATCGGACTGAGGAAGTTTGGCGTGGCCAGCGGACAGTACCT CTGGGTGGACAACTCGCCGGTCTCCTACACTCACTGGAGTCCCGGTGAGCCCAACAACGCCAACGGGGAGGAGCAGTGTGTCCAGATGAACAGACATCAAG GTGGATGGAACGACGCCAACTGTGGGCGGGCCGGGGCGGGCTACGTCTGTAAGAAATACCACGGAGACGACCACACTgcggccccgcccacccagCCCTGGGAGGGAAACTGTCCAGAAG GCTGGATGCGGTTTAAGGACAAGTGCTTCCTGTTCAAAGGGAAAGCCAACGACATCCACGGCACCTGGTTCTTCGCTCGGGACTGGTGCAAAGATCAGGGAGCCAATCTGGCCATCATCGACAGCCAGGATGAGAACA actTTGTGACCAGCTACCTGAAGGACCTGCAGCACCAGACGTGGATCGGCCTGTCGGACCTTCTGGTGGAGAACCAGTACGCCTGGAGCGACGGGGTCAGCCCGGTTCTCTACACCAACTGGAACGACAACGAGCCCAACAACGTGGGCGGAGCG GAACACTGCGTGGCCATCACTCACAACATGGTGGCGAGCGGCAGGTGGAATGACGTCGCCTGCAGCAAGAACCACAGCTTCGTCTGCTCCATGAAGAAAT CGAGCAGCATCGATCCCCCCCCGGCGACCAAGAGCCCCTGCCCGTCCGACTACATCTCCTGGTACCAGAACTGCTacaagctggtggaggaggcggcgagCTGGGAGGCGGCGCAGGCCGCCTGCCGGCAGCAGGACCGGGGGGACCTGGTCAGCGTGGACTCCAGCTATGAGCAGGCCTTCCTGTCCGGGGTGGTCCTGAAGGGCAAACACGAGGCCTGGATGGGACTCCGGCGCCAG GGCGACGGCTCCTACAAGTGGTCGGACGGCTGGCCGGTGTTCTTCACCCAGTGGGGCCCCGGAGAGCCCAGCAACCTGCAGGATGAGGGCTGCGTCAGCATGCACGCCGCCTTCCCCTTCCACGGCACCTGGAACGACACCGACTGCGCCGTGGCCAAGTCCTACATCTGCAAGATCTCCTACG ACTCTCCGCCGCCGACCCCCGCCCCCGGCGACGGGCAGTGTGTGTTCGGCTTCGTGCCGTACGGCCGCCACTGTTACTACACGTACGACGGGGAGAAGGGCTTCTCCTGGCCCGAGGCGCAGCACAGCTGCCAGCAGGCCCACGCCGAGCTGGCGTCCTTCCACAGCCGGGCAGAGGTGGAGTTCATCGTCAGCCTCAACCGCACCAAGTACCACCACCTGTGGATCGGCCTGACCCGGGACAGGAACTGTGAGTCCGGACCCCCGTAG